gTAATAAAGACTTACTTGAATCTATAGTTAAAATGTTGTTAATTAAGTTACACAAGCTTCGAAAAAGATCATTTCACTGATTGTAGACCATATATCTCtgatatatatgtattcaaattaattaaatactttTGATAATTTATGATAAAGGTCAATAACCTTGTAACAATGACAAAATGTACTGAATAAAACGGCgagtatttgtttaaaattagcaTTTGAtccatttaaaatatataagtcAAATCAAAATTAcattatcgaaaaatatttagatttAATTATCGAAAGGTTTATCCATTAATCACATCAGGTTGCCAATTTAAGAAAGGGAAACCAAATCGAACACTAGACGATAGAAATCTccgtatataaaaaataatgcttgttgtttttccttttttcattttatacacTGCTCTAAATATAAGATTTCAATATCCTGTAGTAATTCATTGTTCATTCGTAGTTTAAAAGAAAATCCATGTATGTAGTCCACTTGCAAGGATTTACCTTGGATTGAAGTCTTGAAAGAGTGTTTGCAAATTCATGATTATCAGAAATGTTTTATAGGCCAACTACTCGACGTAAATCTTCGCGATGTTCGCCGCGTATACACGCATCCCACTGAGAATCGTTTCATTTACCGCACAATTTATCGCGGAAGCACACGCACGGTGGGCTCTGCATTtgcattgaaaagaaaaaataaattccacCGTCTCACACgcgaaaattcgaattgcactgAAATCAGCCAAAGGCCAACAGCTGTCGACATTCGATACGTCAGTATAACTCACGTTAGCAGAAAACTTCGTTCTTATTTAAAATGCACGTAGGAATTGCAATGCATAAAATAAACAATGGTAAATGATATTTGCTTCATAGATTAATTACCTAAAAAATGATTGACTTGTCACAATCATTCATTCGGTAAATAAGTCCGTATGTAacttgaataataataattatttttcttaatgaTGCATAtctagtttgaatttaacattatgaaaatatatgtagattttatatttcataaaatgatacaataataataatattttattttacattagtgTACTTGTTTACATTTAGCGCGTTTTCTATATGAATCATTTTATATGAAAAACTGAatgaattgaaaatgaaaaatggttTTGTTATATTAAAAGAACTTTCACGTATGTTACCTTTATAAATCttagaatatataaaataatatattatacgtgataatagaacgtattttataataaagtaaaataattgttttctatACAGATCGTATATATGCAGTTTGTGCAAATTTCTGGAACGCATGTTACTTACATTGACATTTTACTACATTATTAAGCAATAAAGAAAGAGTGATTGGAATAGGGACGCGAAAATTCAAGCATTACTTTAAAAACCttatttatacataatatgtaatacaattataaataataatagaccCTTTTTAAAACGTGATTGTTTAAAATGTAGAGTGcaagcatatatatatatatatatgttatatattaACCAATCAGAGTTACATATACATTGACCACTAGTAGGGAGCTCTGCTTGTTTCCGGTTTAGCTAAACGTGCTTCTTTCCTTCTGTAACCTTAATCATGGCGGTGGGTAAAAATAAGGGGCTTTCAAAGGGAGGTAAAAAGGGAGTAAAGAAGAAGATGtaagtaaattatattattcttcCGTTGTACTTCAGATATGttttacattaaaaatataattttcggcTTCCTATTTGGAAAGATGCTTCATATTAAAGCAGATTCCACTAACCTGACATTCGAATGTTTGCACGTAATCCACGTTTAATACCTTGCTTTTGTCAGTAttatttgaatgaaaaataaatttgaaaaaatgtatatttcttttttttgtaactATGCATCTTAAATGATGTTTGTAATATTAGTTAccaatgtttatttatattaatataatctTAATTAGAATGAACTAATGATATGAAATGAAATGTTAGGTATGAAATACCCAAAGTATACTTCATAATTtatgttttaaattaatattaatattgcatCATGTGTTTAATAAGATGTAATAGTGTTATACCTAACCTTAAAGTGTAAtttatgcatcaaaaatttattctaattaCATTTTTGTTATAGTGTTGATCCTTTCACACGTAAAGATTGGTACGATGTTAAGGCACCATCTATGTTTACCAATCGTCTTGTTGGTAAAACATTGGTTAACAGAACTCAAGGAACAAGTAAGAtgtcttgaaaattatttaaaaaagatttgCAACCCCAGCTCCATAAAAGTGCTTTTAATACTTTATATGGCGTTTTATGTTGCATAAAGAAAAGCAAATTCTTACCATGGTATTTCTTCATTTATGGAAATACTAAAATTAGTTCCtgctacaaatttttatttttttccaagtttttTTTATCTTATTAACTAAATATCTTGTTTATTTTACAgagattgcatctgaaggtctgAAGTACAGAGTATTTGAAGTCTCTTTAGCTGATTTGCAGAATGATGGTGATGCAGAGAGATCTTTCCGTAAATTTAGGTTGATCGCGGAAGATGTTCAACTTCGTAATGTTTTGACCAACTTTCATGGTATGGATTTGACTACAGACAAATTGAGATCCATGGTTAAGAAATGGCAGACTCTCATTGAAGCTAATGTTGATGTAAAAACTACCGATGGTTATCTTCTTAGAGTATTCTGCATTGGTTTTACAAATAAAGATCAATTGAGTACCAGGAAAACATGTTATGCTCAACATGCACAGGTTAGTAGTTGAATTAGGATATTGTTTTTTATTTGCAATATATGCAACTAAAAATCTATGAAAGTTGTATTAATACTTTTGTGATACATGATGTTGCATAGAGAAATATGCACTCTCTTACCACATTACTCTTGTAAGAAGGAGTAGTGATATACGATGTCGCGACATTTATAATCCTTATACATAAGTGAtagattatttaatatatatataaaagtgcttatgtatatgtgtattttgatgCTTAGGTtaaaaaaattaggcaaaagatGGTAGACACGATCACAAATGATGTTACAAAAAGTGATCTGAAAGGTGTTGTCAGCAAACTTCTGCCAGATGCTACGGCCAAAGATATTGAAAAGGCCTCACAAGGAATTTACCCACTTCATGATGTTTATATTCGTAAAGTATGTATACCAAAATTATCGACTGacttatttatgtatatatttatagataCAGTGGCAATTGTAACaatgtttttaataataattttgtttgtcAGGTCAAAGTATTGAAGAAACCCCGTTTTGAACTGAGCAAGTTGTTGGAACTCCACAACGACGGTGTAGGTAGCAAAAGTGAAGAAGTGGGAGAAAGTGGCTCAAAAGTTGACCGACCAGAAGGCTACGAACCACCTGTACAGGAATCTGTTTAAGGGGGTAATTCTCTTACAATATTTGATATGAATAAAAGTCACGTAtcagtgcgaaaatttgtttccaatTTTATTCTTCTTGTTCACCCATATACTTTTGGTATTTCAAAAGgtttaaaaattacataaaggaatttgattttaattgtaaatatttattactgaAAACaccatttttatataaaacaacACATCTTACGGACGCTCAATTTCTACAAATAAGCTagcaattgttaaaaataaaatttgtaatttatttggtCATATTACAATATGAAGGTACTAAAAGTGTTACAAACTAAGTAATGAATTAGTGCGATAGCGCTCGGGTGGCAAGCGACCAGCAACCTATTAAGAGTGCTCTAAAACTTTTACTCCAAGATGCCAACATGTAGATTAAGAATATGAAGAAGAGTATCTTCGTAAATACATCAACCCAGTACatactgtaataaaaaaaagtttataAAAATCTTACTGTTCATTAGAGCAGGATATTCATTGAAactattttcaacaaaataaatttttacattcTTAAATGTCTTCGAGCAGCTGGCAAGGTTTCCGGAGGTTCATTTAGAATATACATTCTTGCTGCTCGTATACACGTCTCAAAGTATGCGTCTATATCCATATCGTCTCCGTGCAACTGATAAGTTTCATACTCCAACCGATTAAATTGATTTCTTACATCGGCTATATTCGtgttttcaaagtcccattggTTGTTGGCATAATACTCGAAGACTTCGAAACCTTTTTGTATTCGACGTTGCACACGACACATACTGTGTATAGTAAGATTTTTATATCCTTTAATATCGTTAAATTGTTTTGACTTTGAAATCATTTATTTTTACTAGTTGAAAAGTTAGGTGTCTTAAAGGATTGTAAATATACTCACATTGGTTTATAACCTGCAAGAAAAATGAGTCCGTCTATGAAATAAGCGGGTATCATATGGAAAAATAGAACGCATATATTGTGTATAAATCGCGACTTCTTCATACTACCACCTGGGTACCAAACAACACCATTTAAAGGTACTTTTTCTGTTATTTTTCGACCACGCGCGATAATTTCTGCCCACGACACCTAAAATTATCACGTTGAGACCATTTTAACATTAGCAACATATAtcgatattattgttattaGCAATGTATCATCTTAGTTATTGTAAGAAATGATAGTACGAACTTTGAACTCATTGCTACTCGTAAGGTTGTAAACTCTCTTTTCATAATCCTTGAGATAAACAAAGTTCCAAGTACAGGCCAAAATAGCATTCACAGCAATATCAACAGGAACATAGTCGGCATAACCATTTTCATTGCAGTGCATTGTTCGAATAACACCTTTACCAGCACCAATTAGAAGTCCCGTTGGACCATTGATGTTATCTGTCCATCCAGGAATTGGTTCTTTCCAGATGGGTATGACTATGCTTGGTCTAAAATTTAAAGTATCATTCATTCacgattaaataatttgtacaatttccaCAGAAGTCAATTAGTTCTTTGTACCTCAATATGATCGATGGAATGTGCGGCATGGATTCTTCGACGAGACCTTCGGATAAGGCTTTCGTGAAGGCGTACGTATTAGGAATGTCTCCTAAAATCTTGTCGGTCATAGCTTCAACGACGTCATCATCCATCCATTCTACGCATTTGATTATTTTGTGAGGATCAGCTGGCGGAGGATATGGTTTTTCTCCCAAGATCTAAAAGAAATCATAAGTTCGATACTCTCTCCTTTGATATTTGGTGATTACATATTTGAAGAATGAAAAGTTATCATCAGGAAAGTGTGATCTCGTTTAATCGATTTTCAATCGTAATTATTGTACTTTTTCTTCAAGATGACAATACGCCGTGCTGATGTGAGCAAATAGTTTTAAATTTTTCATCTCTTTGGCCAGTTCCAACATTTGTTTTGTGCCACGCGTGTTCAACAGAACTGCTCTTTTCAATAGCTCATCGAATCTGCAAGAATTCGATGATTAAATTCAATAATGTATTTTCCAATTAAGTACCATGGAATTATATCATGTACTATATTTTGTACTACGTTACCGCACGGTGGCAGCTGCGTGGTACACGATGTTAATTTTTTCACAGAGCATCTTTCTGTCTTCCGATGAAATTCCAAGACCTGGAAGTGATACATCTCCGTTTACGACTGTTACCGCTTTCTGAAGCTCTGATAATCCTCTTTGCTGTTTTACTTGCTCAAAAAGCTGAAACAAATGATTTCTAAATTGATAGTTGATTTCTAATTCAATACTCGATACATTTCGCCATTAATGCGTGTGAGTTGTACAATGATGTGTTCATTTGGTATATTTTGTTAAAGATTTTTAATAATTGCATCTTTTTAAGTTAAGTGCACAGTACGCTGACAGACCtaagcatttttttttctccgtattttctatatttgttGGAATTATCTGCGTATTAAAGCATTTAGAAGTTTCATTAAGAGTACCTAACTGCAACACTGCATTTATCATTGTATTAAAGACTTTCTATAGAAAAAGTAGGAAACAGTCATTAGCTTTCGTGCGTACAGAAACTGTGATTCGTTCACATGTTACGTAGTAATTGAGCTGTAGTAAATTCAGCTGCTCAAGAAACTTGTTTTCtcgcatttctcgagtttctaatagatatttttataaacggCAATGAATCAGCATTAAAAGAAAGGAAATCCGACGCGGGACATTAATTTGCTTACAATTTGAcgcgtatactttttttttacatacgCAAGCAAGCATGATCTATTTAGAAATTTCGTTGTCgttcttttttcatcgataaaaaaGCTTCGTTAAAACAACTTCTCGTGCACTTGTAAACTCCAACATTCCCTTTTAACAGGTCTTTTCCTAAAAAATCAAGATCCAAGGTGTCGTGGAATACAGTCGATAAAGAAGCTCTTCTTTTCTTATCAGGATGGCATTATGAATCATTACTTATGTAAAATCAAAAGTTACGTATCATATTTACACATCTGTCAttagaaaatttaaagaaaatcgtTCCAGACCTTACGAGACATCTATTTTAAAGTAATTGCAATATTGTTCGTTGTTAATTAACCAATTCTTGTAATtggtaattatgataaacaatcgAATCGTCCTCCTCGTATATTATCAGAGAAAtgagaaaatttataatttgtttcgtaaaatgtataatttgaacAAGATGCAATgtgatcgatgaaaaattaatttatttcgaaaaagagGCAATTGTTATTCTCGATTGTTGGTTCAATTCACGGAAGTTGTAGAAGTTGTGATGTTTTCCTTATTAAATGATTCATAAGGTGTCGCATGTGGATTGACCCGTTGACTTTCTTTCGTACGGGATGTCACAATACATCCTCCTCGAGCAGAGACGTTTACACCTCGCGTTTGCGTTACAACACACGCGTCGCTGTAACGCTGTATTTCAGTTTTCACAATCTGTCGAGTCCAGAGTTGCCcgagcgatcgaaacgttcgagtaaTTCGAAATGACTAAATAACAatcatccaaaaaaaaaaaaaaaaactataatgaACAGTGAtccaaactcgaaaaatttcattgGAGAAACTCATACCCGTTGTCGCGAGTTTTTcagaaaattagaaatttctccCTCGTACCACTTCGTTAACTCGAAACGTGTTCGTTGACTAGGTAACAGGATAAGATCGTTGACCAGGTaatagataaaaagaaaaacaggcaAAATATACGCTTTGCGTAACTAACTATAAATTGACTTATCGAATAGTTGTTGAGTTAATAGAATAAACCAGAAATGTTACCAAACAACGAGTTGAAGTACCAATCAAATACAACGCTTTGGAAGAACAATTTAGGTCACTTTGGTCAGGGGTTAAACGTGTGTAAAGCATTCCACTCGACCGAAGTAATTTACTTTCAGATTTTCTACGCGCGGTCTTCTGTTATTGTTCTACGCAATCTACCACCATGGAATCATTTTTCAATGAG
The Ptiloglossa arizonensis isolate GNS036 chromosome 3, iyPtiAriz1_principal, whole genome shotgun sequence genome window above contains:
- the Rps3a gene encoding ribosomal protein S3A — protein: MAVGKNKGLSKGGKKGVKKKIVDPFTRKDWYDVKAPSMFTNRLVGKTLVNRTQGTKIASEGLKYRVFEVSLADLQNDGDAERSFRKFRLIAEDVQLRNVLTNFHGMDLTTDKLRSMVKKWQTLIEANVDVKTTDGYLLRVFCIGFTNKDQLSTRKTCYAQHAQVKKIRQKMVDTITNDVTKSDLKGVVSKLLPDATAKDIEKASQGIYPLHDVYIRKVKVLKKPRFELSKLLELHNDGVGSKSEEVGESGSKVDRPEGYEPPVQESV
- the LOC143144740 gene encoding putative fatty acyl-CoA reductase CG5065 isoform X2, with product MADTITMTEEIKAETKVEEEIPDRIALTFKDQNILITGGTGFLGKVITEKFLRCLTNTKQIYMLVRPKKGKDPKHRLEEIFNSSLFEQVKQQRGLSELQKAVTVVNGDVSLPGLGISSEDRKMLCEKINIVYHAAATVRFDELLKRAVLLNTRGTKQMLELAKEMKNLKLFAHISTAYCHLEEKILGEKPYPPPADPHKIIKCVEWMDDDVVEAMTDKILGDIPNTYAFTKALSEGLVEESMPHIPSIILRPSIVIPIWKEPIPGWTDNINGPTGLLIGAGKGVIRTMHCNENGYADYVPVDIAVNAILACTWNFVYLKDYEKRVYNLTSSNEFKVSWAEIIARGRKITEKVPLNGVVWYPGGSMKKSRFIHNICVLFFHMIPAYFIDGLIFLAGYKPMI
- the LOC143144740 gene encoding putative fatty acyl-CoA reductase CG5065 isoform X1 — its product is MADTITMTEEIKAETKVEEEIPDRIALTFKDQNILITGGTGFLGKVITEKFLRCLTNTKQIYMLVRPKKGKDPKHRLEEIFNSSLFEQVKQQRGLSELQKAVTVVNGDVSLPGLGISSEDRKMLCEKINIVYHAAATVRFDELLKRAVLLNTRGTKQMLELAKEMKNLKLFAHISTAYCHLEEKILGEKPYPPPADPHKIIKCVEWMDDDVVEAMTDKILGDIPNTYAFTKALSEGLVEESMPHIPSIILRPSIVIPIWKEPIPGWTDNINGPTGLLIGAGKGVIRTMHCNENGYADYVPVDIAVNAILACTWNFVYLKDYEKRVYNLTSSNEFKVSWAEIIARGRKITEKVPLNGVVWYPGGSMKKSRFIHNICVLFFHMIPAYFIDGLIFLAGYKPIMCRVQRRIQKGFEVFEYYANNQWDFENTNIADVRNQFNRLEYETYQLHGDDMDIDAYFETCIRAARMYILNEPPETLPAARRHLRIMYWVDVFTKILFFIFLIYMLASWSKSFRALLIGCWSLATRALSH